From Stigmatopora argus isolate UIUO_Sarg chromosome 14, RoL_Sarg_1.0, whole genome shotgun sequence, the proteins below share one genomic window:
- the LOC144088734 gene encoding cytochrome P450 2K1-like, protein MEGHHASTATAWGVTAPLACAVALFFLLLVSRREGGGNGNGGGGGKDPPGPRPLPLLGNLLQLDLKWLDRALSQLSRQYGSVFTVYLGTRKVVVLAGYQAIKEALVGHAQDFGDRHINPIFEEMSGGHGILFANGDSWKELRRFALGTLRDFGMGKRLAQDKILEECRYLLPVLEAHQGRPFETTSALSRAASNIICSIVYGERFDYADPRFVTMVKRANENIRAAGSVQIQLYNMFPRLFGWLQKRRLVLSSRDQNMEDIQELLRQRKEKLDPEMCTGLVDCFLVRQQKEQEAGLEKSHFSEENMKYVVANLFAAGTDTTSTTLQWGLLLLAKYPRIQERIHEELNRVVGSRPVDVDDRKDLPYTNAAIHEVQRFANIVPMAILHQTTRDVTFRNYFIQKGTVVIPLLSSALYDESQWAAPYTFDPSHFLDEQGNFAKRDAFLPFSAGRRVCLGEGLARMEVFLFFTTLIQRFRFTPPPGTSEEELDLKPLVGLTLNPSPHRLCAVARP, encoded by the exons ATGGAAGGCCACCACGCATCGACCGCCACGGCGTGGGGCGTCACGGCGCCGCTGGCCTGCGCGGTGgcactcttcttcctcctcttggtCTCTCGCCGGGAAGGCGGCGGCAACGGcaacggcggtggcggcgggaaGGATCCCCCGGGGCCCCGGCCCTTGCCGCTGCTTGGCAACCTGCTGCAGCTGGATCTCAAGTGGCTGGACCGAGCCCTGTCCCAG CTGTCCCGGCAGTACGGCTCCGTCTTCACCGTCTACCTGGGCACCAGGAAAGTGGTGGTCCTGGCCGGGTACCAGGCCATCAAAGAGGCCCTGGTGGGCCACGCCCAAGACTTTGGCGACCGCCACATCAACCCCATCTTTGAGGAAATGAGTGGCGGTCACG GCATTCTGTTCGCCAACGGGGACTCGTGGAAGGAATTGCGGCGTTTCGCCCTGGGCACCCTGCGCGACTTTGGCATGGGCAAACGACTGGCGCAAGACAAAATCCTGGAGGAGTGCCGCTACCTCCTTCCTGTTTTGGAGGCTCACCAAG GTCGGCCCTTCGAAACGACGTCGGCGCTCAGCCGGGCCGCATCCAACATCATCTGCTCCATCGTGTACGGCGAGCGCTTCGACTACGCCGATCCCCGCTTCGTGACCATGGTCAAACGCGCCAACGAAAACATCCGCGCGGCGGGTTCCGTTCAGATCCAG CTTTACAACATGTTCCCCAGGTTGTTTGGCTGGCTGCAAAAACGGCGCCTGGTGCTCAGCAGCCGAGACCAGAACATGGAAGACATTCAAGAGCTTCTGCGTCAACGCAAGGAAAAGCTGGACCCTGAAATGTGCACGGGGCTGGTGGACTGCTTCTTGGTTCGCCAGCAAAAAGAACAG GAAGCGGGCCTGGAGAAGAGCCACTTCAGCGAGGAGAACATGAAGTACGTGGTGGCCAACCTGTTTGCGGCCGGCACCGACACCACCTCCACCACGCTGCAGTGGGGCTTGCTGCTGCTGGCCAAATATCCCCGAATCCAAG AGCGCATCCACGAGGAGCTGAACCGCGTGGTGGGGAGCCGCCCCGTGGACGTGGACGACCGCAAGGACCTGCCGTACACCAACGCCGCCATCCACGAGGTGCAGCGCTTTGCCAACATCGTTCCCATGGCCATCCTTCACCAGACCACCCGGGACGTCACCTTCCGGAACTACTTTATCCAAAAG ggcaccgTGGTGATTCCCCTGCTTTCTTCTGCCCTTTACGACGAGAGCCAATGGGCCGCACCCTACACCTTCGACCCCTCCCACTTCCTGGACGAGCAGGGCAACTTTGCCAAGAGGGACGCCTTTCTGCCTTTCTCTGCGG GTCGCAGGGTCTGTCTCGGCGAGGGTCTGGCCCGAATGGAGGTCTTCCTATTCTTCACCACCCTCATCCAGCGTTTCCGTTTCACTCCTCCGCCGGGAACGTCCGAGGAAGAGCTGGACCTGAAGCCGCTGGTGGGCCTCACCCTCAACCCGTCGCCTCACCGCTTGTGCGCCGTCGCTCGCCCTTGA